From Thalassotalea euphylliae, the proteins below share one genomic window:
- a CDS encoding DUF2189 domain-containing protein, with the protein MPTSQTSTQRPATNRASARDHRQKTFARTIESNKIATLACFHWLSLALKDFAKAPLISLIYGVIFSIVPVAIFYLVANTENHLIILPATIAFALIGPAFATGLYDVAWELEKGHQPTMKHSLKSMFRNPVGEWGFAILLMICMIAWTRLAALIHALYPNTINPTFEELAFFLGFGTLVGAAMAAVVFTISAFTPQIMVERRVDIMTAVVSSAKAVNNNVFAMFAWAIVILGFVLLGFLTQGFGFIIIMPLLSYASWHAYIAVIKTKRERNYE; encoded by the coding sequence ATGCCGACCAGTCAAACATCGACACAGCGTCCTGCGACTAATCGAGCTAGCGCTCGTGACCACCGCCAAAAGACGTTTGCCCGCACAATTGAAAGTAATAAAATCGCGACCTTAGCCTGCTTTCATTGGCTTAGCTTGGCATTAAAAGACTTTGCCAAAGCGCCGCTGATCAGCCTGATTTACGGGGTCATATTTAGCATTGTACCCGTTGCTATTTTTTACCTAGTTGCCAACACTGAAAATCATTTAATTATATTACCTGCGACAATTGCCTTCGCCTTAATTGGGCCAGCATTTGCGACCGGCTTGTATGACGTTGCATGGGAGCTTGAGAAAGGCCACCAGCCGACCATGAAGCACAGCTTGAAGTCGATGTTCAGAAATCCCGTCGGTGAATGGGGCTTTGCCATCCTATTAATGATTTGCATGATTGCATGGACACGTCTTGCCGCGCTGATTCATGCACTTTACCCCAACACCATTAACCCAACCTTTGAAGAGCTCGCCTTCTTTTTAGGGTTTGGTACTTTAGTTGGCGCCGCCATGGCGGCGGTCGTCTTTACCATTAGCGCGTTCACGCCACAAATTATGGTAGAGCGCAGAGTTGATATTATGACCGCTGTGGTCAGCTCAGCCAAAGCCGTCAACAATAACGTATTTGCGATGTTTGCTTGGGCAATTGTTATTCTGGGCTTTGTATTGCTAGGTTTTCTCACCCAAGGTTTCGGCTTTATCATCATAATGCCGCTGCTCAGCTATGCGAGCTGGCACGCATACATTGCCGTAATAAAAACCAAGCGCGAGCGAAATTACGAATAA
- a CDS encoding DUF3081 family protein, with the protein MHNELDVKYCLSVFNKVLSEGEISEGEISDGKRHWHGLAAWADFDGYTCYLEFNQVVVTLLFHGKYAVDMPNDDAWQQFLKKINSLRGSL; encoded by the coding sequence ATGCATAACGAGTTAGACGTTAAATACTGTTTGTCTGTGTTTAACAAGGTGCTAAGCGAAGGAGAAATTAGCGAAGGAGAAATTAGCGATGGCAAGCGCCATTGGCACGGGCTTGCTGCGTGGGCCGACTTCGATGGCTACACTTGCTATCTTGAGTTTAATCAGGTGGTGGTGACTTTACTCTTTCACGGCAAATATGCCGTCGACATGCCCAATGATGATGCTTGGCAGCAGTTTTTAAAGAAAATTAATAGTTTACGTGGAAGCTTGTAA
- a CDS encoding SDR family NAD(P)-dependent oxidoreductase yields MNKTSIHKKATLVIGASSAIAQATIEQLLASDHRVIALSRQSLPQVLLPYLATDNFEWHQTEYHEAAIHRVSATLTENEVFEQIFICNGVLHGADFMPEKKVEAIAQISLQQVFDANTLTPLLWLQALIPALENYQQPCYITILSARIGSISDNALGGWYSYRMSKAALNMAVKTLAIECSRRAKQLKFILFHPGTTDTPLSKPFQRNVRPDKLFTPAFVALQLLTAKHQVAFDGQASYLDWQHKTIPW; encoded by the coding sequence GTGAATAAAACAAGCATACACAAGAAGGCAACATTGGTGATAGGCGCCAGTAGTGCAATTGCACAGGCAACCATTGAACAGCTATTGGCAAGTGACCATCGCGTGATTGCCCTGTCAAGGCAATCACTACCACAAGTATTGCTCCCTTACTTGGCTACTGACAACTTTGAGTGGCATCAAACTGAGTATCACGAAGCAGCAATTCACCGCGTATCAGCGACATTGACTGAAAATGAAGTGTTTGAGCAAATCTTTATTTGCAATGGTGTACTGCACGGCGCTGATTTTATGCCAGAAAAGAAAGTGGAAGCGATAGCGCAGATAAGCCTTCAGCAAGTATTTGATGCCAATACTTTAACACCACTCCTTTGGCTGCAAGCACTTATCCCTGCGCTGGAAAATTACCAGCAGCCTTGTTACATCACGATCCTCAGTGCCCGGATCGGTAGCATTAGCGACAATGCACTTGGTGGCTGGTACAGTTACCGAATGTCAAAAGCAGCCCTTAACATGGCCGTAAAGACGTTAGCGATTGAGTGTAGCCGCCGCGCGAAACAATTAAAATTTATTTTGTTCCATCCCGGCACGACCGATACCCCCTTGTCGAAACCGTTTCAGCGTAACGTTCGCCCTGATAAATTGTTTACCCCGGCGTTTGTTGCATTGCAACTATTGACCGCCAAACACCAGGTTGCTTTTGATGGACAAGCGAGCTACCTCGACTGGCAGCACAAAACCATTCCTTGGTAA
- a CDS encoding thiol-disulfide oxidoreductase DCC family protein encodes MATLILFYDGNCPLCLREINALAKRDTQGNIQFEDLHQSDFGNRFPDINRFHALQIIHAKLGAEVITGVDVIYHAWRLVGKERWVRPLTWPLINPLAKLGYRIFAKYRHPISRLYAKLTQQSEQCNSCTRETKSDAHLTESDSKHR; translated from the coding sequence ATGGCAACACTCATTCTTTTTTACGATGGCAATTGCCCGCTTTGTCTTCGCGAAATCAATGCTTTGGCAAAGCGCGACACGCAAGGTAATATTCAATTTGAAGATCTGCATCAAAGCGACTTTGGCAACCGTTTTCCCGACATTAATCGTTTTCACGCCCTGCAAATAATCCACGCAAAACTCGGCGCCGAAGTTATCACAGGGGTTGACGTCATCTATCACGCTTGGCGTCTCGTCGGTAAAGAGCGTTGGGTTAGACCGCTAACTTGGCCCCTAATAAACCCTTTGGCAAAGCTCGGCTACCGTATTTTCGCTAAGTACCGTCATCCTATCTCAAGGTTGTACGCCAAATTGACGCAGCAAAGCGAACAGTGTAACTCGTGCACAAGAGAGACTAAAAGCGATGCCCACCTTACTGAGAGTGACAGCAAGCACAGATAG
- a CDS encoding DUF3429 domain-containing protein, translating to MTDFFNWPSLGYLGLIPFVFTLILTSVGITLPAISPVQLFIAYSACILSFLAGTLWLNGEAITTGATAQGKTQELATGNQVTNKSASIFSNVITLLAFACLLLPTPIAIGGLAIGFCLLLVLEFKWQLFTGKPAGYKMLRVVLTAVVVSCHVAMFGLIGR from the coding sequence ATGACAGACTTTTTTAATTGGCCATCGCTCGGCTACCTCGGCCTCATTCCTTTTGTTTTCACGCTAATTCTTACCAGTGTAGGGATCACTTTGCCGGCTATTTCACCCGTTCAACTTTTTATCGCTTACAGTGCCTGTATTTTGAGTTTTTTGGCAGGCACGCTTTGGCTTAACGGCGAGGCCATAACTACTGGCGCGACAGCTCAAGGCAAAACACAGGAACTCGCTACGGGGAATCAAGTCACCAATAAATCAGCCAGTATATTTTCTAATGTGATAACCTTGCTTGCGTTCGCTTGCTTGCTACTCCCCACTCCTATTGCAATAGGAGGCTTGGCGATAGGCTTTTGTTTATTGCTCGTACTGGAGTTTAAGTGGCAGTTATTTACTGGTAAACCCGCTGGCTACAAGATGCTAAGGGTGGTGCTTACTGCAGTTGTCGTTTCGTGCCACGTTGCGATGTTTGGGCTTATTGGTCGTTAA
- a CDS encoding DUF2164 domain-containing protein, which yields MQTLSKAQKEHLTEQLSTYLLDELSIDIGGFDAEFLCDFVIEQFAPHFYNQGLAAAQLKMQQQVDLISDAVDELIMPTER from the coding sequence ATGCAAACTCTTTCTAAAGCACAAAAAGAGCACCTTACTGAACAGCTAAGCACTTACCTACTCGATGAGCTGAGCATTGACATCGGCGGTTTCGACGCTGAGTTTTTATGTGACTTTGTTATCGAACAATTTGCCCCACACTTTTACAATCAAGGACTGGCGGCGGCACAACTTAAAATGCAGCAACAAGTCGACTTAATTAGTGACGCTGTTGATGAGTTGATTATGCCCACGGAACGTTAG
- the iscX gene encoding Fe-S cluster assembly protein IscX: protein MALKWVDSLDIALALLDEHPEVDPKQLHFPQLMQWVIALDEFDDDPNRCSERILEAIQQAWIDEVD from the coding sequence ATGGCATTGAAGTGGGTTGACTCGCTTGATATCGCTTTAGCACTGCTCGACGAGCACCCAGAAGTGGATCCTAAACAGCTTCATTTTCCGCAGTTGATGCAGTGGGTGATTGCGCTAGACGAGTTTGATGATGATCCCAACCGTTGTAGTGAGCGCATTCTTGAAGCCATTCAGCAGGCGTGGATTGATGAAGTTGATTAG